The segment CTTATTCCTAggggtgtaggagaatgagatgtGATCTCATAGTTAATAAAGTCATAAGGTATGGATAAGGTGGATAGTCATAGACCTTTCTCCAGGGTTGGGGGGTCCAAAACTAAAAAGGGCAGATAAGACAAGAAACCAGAGCTAACTTCTTTACATAGAGGATAAGTGAGTACCTGAAATGAGTTGCCAAAGAAGTAGTCAAGGTGGGTACAATAGTAACATTGAGgcatttgggtaagtacatggaggggaggggttgatagggGTCTGGGACTAGCAGGGAAGATGCTTAAATCAGCATAgactagttgggccaaaaggtctgttcctATTTTGgaatgaggagcaacacctcgtatccCATCTAGATgtacctccaatctgatggcatgaacatctatttctccaacttccaaaatgttctcctctccatctcctcttcttcaattcctcactctggcctcctaCCTCTTTGTCTTCACCTACCTACCACTTCCCTCAGTGCCCccacttctcctcctcctctttcttccatggtccactctcctctcgtaccagattcattcttctccagccctttaccttttccacctgtcacctaacttcttatttcatccctcccccaccctcccagcTTCTCCCAACACCTTCGAGAATgtcctccttccactccccccacctcaTCTTCCCCCTtaatttccagttctgatgaagagcctcagcccaaaacatcagctgtttattcacttccatagatgctgcctgacctgctgagttcctccagcattttttgtgtgctgctctaaatttccagaatctgcagaatctctcatgtttattgTAGAATATATGCATTAAACATTTATACTGGTAACTTCTACAAAGACTTGACTGAATGAATCTAGAATGGAATATGTAAACTTCACTTTAACATTAGTTTGGGACTTACCTCAGTAGGGATCTTGTCATTCCTTTCCTTGAAACTTGCTGTACGTTAACTTGACCCAAAAGGGGAAATACTGATTTGTTCAGAAGTCTTCACTCACACAGAGCGAGGTTTAACATACCTCTTcgcacccccacccccaagatGGAAATGCTAAATAAATACAAATTGTTAAGCAGGACACAGGAATTATAAAACTGAAAACAAATTTAACTGCTTCAGACATCAGTAGTTTATTGTATGTTTAGTCCAACACATtcaaaaaagaaaatcaaatatGAAGACTTGCCACCTGCAACACGTGTAACTACTGTGCTCTAACAGCATAAGATGGCCAAACACAGATCAGCTTCTGAAGATGGCAAACCATTTATTATCTACAATACCCACAAAAGCTAAGGTGGTAAAGCCCATCTTATTGGTAAAAATGGAATGATATTGCTCCAAAAATGCAACATATCATTAGCTAGTGCCACCCAATAATACACATTCGTCATGGAAAAGTCTACTAACTTCGCTTTGGGGGGTATTGAGTATTGTAGGAAGTAGGGAACCAGGACTACAGCGCACAATAAAATTCAGTGAACAGATCACCAGTGAGTAACCACATTCTGATGTTACCAGATTCAGTTTTTTAACCAATGTTTATTGACAGTGAGAAGCAAGCCAGATCAAAAATGGCTCATCTGCCTTCCTCAAGTTAAGTAAACTTGTACCCAACACTTTCTGGAaatagtctccagtctccaaagTGGTGTGAAATGAAATTAAAGTTAAATGCCGGTGAGGTGAAGCAATCAGCACAGCAGAAACTTGTGGAATTCTGGTAAACTACTTGGCAATGAAATTGTGCAAATGATACTGAAACCAAGTTCTGTGTCCAGGGGAGGGCTTCAAGTAAatctgtgggtgggggagacgtTTAACTCTTCCTTGCCCGATGGAAACTTCAAGTACAGTATTTCCAGGCCACATTAATAGATCTGATGTAGACATCAGTTGGAAAAAAAACTCTAAACAAGATTGAAAACACAAAAAACTGCTAATGTATCCCAGAATTTGAGAAATAGTGCAAGACTACCATCAAACAAGGAAGACCTCAGAAATTTTCAAACAAAGACAAAACCAACAGACACAATTATCCTTTCAATCAACATCTACAAACAAGTAAACTTCACTGTCTCTGCTGGTTTTGCTCAACAGTCAACAAGTGACAGCCTCAAGCTGTGCGTGTAAACAAATTTCTGCTTCAAAAACCACTGCGCTACCAGTAAATGTGCATTGTTGCTAGAAGCTGTGACTTAATGATATTCCCACTCGTCACCAACAGCTTCCACCCGTACCAAGCTAATGTGTGTATCATTACACTTTTGCTCCCTCTCAAAAACGGGGTCTAGGCCAAACCAACCAGTGGTACGAGGGGAACGAGAAGCTGCGGATTTTGGCTTGAAAGCTGCAGTATCCTTGATGTTGGCCAACCTGTTTTATTTCAAAAAAAAGAACCCGCAACAATTACTGTTAAGCTTTGCATAATGTAGCTTTCCCTTAAAGTTATATTTTATATGAACTGATCACAGATGACTACACACCTTTAAATAACCATTTATGCAGTAAAGTATAGCCATAACCAGGCTCTTTTGCATATCTCTCATAAAGGTAACAGTAATGggttttagttttttttaaacacctaATTTTccaatgtaaaacacaaaacacaAGCAAAGCAACCATGTGGTTACAGGAATGGTATAAAAACAGCTAAGAACAGGTGAACAGGAGATTGTGCAATTTTCTTTTCTATTTAATACTTCTGatttcccacacccccacacacagagCAAGGATGCTGCAGCTTTTTGCATCTTTGCATTTCATCAACATTCTAGTGATTCCATAAGGTATTACAGCTGTTCAGCTTTGTACTGAGTTAGTACAATCCATACAAGAGTTGCCAGCAAGTCTGGAATGACGTTATCAATAGAAGGCACCATCATGCTCTTTACACTTTGAAAGAACGAAAAACAGTAACATTTAGCTATGATTTTTCGCTGCACATTCACAACTGCACAGATCGAGGGGAAGAAAACTGGTGTCAAGCAGCGAGGCATCCCTGTATTGCAGTGGGGTAGATAGAAAAAAGAGAGTAAGCCACCAAACTCTTGCGCTCAGGGCTGTTAATCCAAGTTCACAATTGCTTTTGTATATCAATTTTTagttcaagaaaaaaaaagtccATCTCCATCAGAAACTGTTTCAAACATTGTCCATTATGGCTAACAGATGTGGGAAAACAGCGGTCACAGCAGGTATAAGATTCAAAGCCCACATCTGGTCAGTCAGCCTTCCCTGTCGAAGCAGACAGCACTGGATTTTCACCCGTCTCCTCCTGCAGTTGCCATGGCAAATGATGTTCTAAGAGTACCTATTAGTGCATTATGACGAGTGCATGAACGCAAGTTCTTGAGCCAAGTATTTCTAAAAGGAAAAATATCAAGGCAAGCTTCTCCAATTGCACCAATTTGTTTTCCTCAACAGAACTGGGCATAAACTTGACACATTTATAAAATAAAGCAGCCAAGTTGCAAAGGCCCATGGTTGTTTCTTTTTTAAACATATAAAGGGGTGGATCTTCAGACCTTTAAAATGGGTTCCAATTAAATTGAAGCCTTTTGCTCTATTTTCCAAGTCTTTAGACAAtggtttttgctttttttttttgcttgaatCCTGTTCCAAAAATAGGGAAAAAGATCAACTGGTAAAAAGAAGGCTGTTTTCACAAAGAAATGAGAAAAAAACAGGCCGTGTCACATTCCAAAGCCAAAATTAACAAAAATGCCAAAATAAACGAAGAGTATGGTGTCACCAGCAAGATATCAGGAACAATGAAGCCTTAGCGACGGGGTCCAGCAAAACGACCTTCACCAGACAAGCCCCCTCTGCCAGCCCCAGGGCCCGACTTCAGCGCCATACCACCTCTGGGTGGGGGACCCCGGGGATCGCGGTCTCGCATCATCCCACTGCCGATCATGCCTCGTCCAGAGCCCCTGTCGCTGCGACGGGTGTCCCTACGATCTTCACCCCGACGCTCTCCCTCACGGAAAGCTCTCGTTTTCTTCTCCTCCACATTCAGACGGACTTCACCACGGAACATGATCGGCTGCAGACAGAGATCTCAGGTTAATAGGCTCCCAGACAAAAACACTCAAGCCCCTTTCTTTAGCTTTGGACTTTTTCCAGAAAGCATTAATGCTGGCTCAGTGGATGCCCCACCAGACTCAGAGTCATGTGTTTACAACATGCTTCTTCCCACTAACAAGCCAGTTATCCAGGCTGGTATTCACTACATGGCACTGTAGTATCAGAAATGCCCTAACTATACAATCCCCTAGATATTTGAGAAAaggagaaaagatttacaagaatgctgcCTGAACTGGAGGGCCTGAATTATACGGAGAGGGTGGCCAGGccgtctttattccttggaatgtatgaGAACGAGGGGTAACCTTATATAAATGTTTAAACTCACAAGTtgtatagataaggtgaatggtaaTAGTGTTTTCTTAAAGGTAGGCGAGACTAAAACTAGTGGGCATGGATTtagggtggaggaggggggagaatATTAAAAAGACACCCAAGGGGCAACcatttcatgcagagggtggtgagtatatggtacgagctgccagaggaagtggttgagacaggtactaCAATATCATTGAAGAAGCGCTTGAATAGGTAGGTGCGGGGGCAGGACTTGAAGGGATATTGGCACAACACAGGGACTAGCTGCATGGGCAGCATGAAcccattgggctgaagggcctgtatctatgCTGCACAGTGCTACAACTCTGACAGgaataaaaaaaacagtaattccTCTCTTTCAcgtgtgttggcgtgtggccaagtggttaaggcgttggtctagtgatctgaaggtcgctagttcaagccttagctgaggcagcgtgttgtgtccttgagcaaggcacttaaccacacattgctctgcgacgacaccagtgccaagctgtattggccacaatgcccttcccttggacaacgtcagtggcatggagaggggagacttgcagcatgggcaactgcatacaacttccatacaaccttgcccaggcctgcgccctgaaaaccttccaaggcgcaactccatggtctcacgagactaacagatgcctataattCCTCTCTTTCACTAACATCACATTTTCTAATCACATTACTCCTCTTGGAAGTCTATTGTTAGCATATTGGTTTTTACAAATATTCATTCATTAGATTCAGGCCCTGCTGCCAAGGTGACAATTTGTTCGGCCTCAGTTGATGGTTAAGAACTGTTAAGGAGGCCAAAAGATCAGTAAACCAGATGGGTTTTCATGTCAATCTGTAAACTTCATGTCACCATTTCCAATATTAGATCTATTTACCGTAATTTATTTAAATTccccagcatctgtgatgggatTGGAACTCATGGCTCAGATAAATGGGTCTCAGATAAATGGACACTTAACTTAACCACTCTACTACCTTTCCATGCTTTCACCACTACAGCAATGACTAAATTTCAAAAGCATCTTAGCACCTGCAAAGCGCATTTGTATAACACAAGCTTGAAGACTGCTAGATAGATTAGTAATTACCTTGGCACTCAAGATTCTTTGTACAGGATCTGGGTCATCAAACACCACAAACCCAAAGTTGGGCAGCTTCCCTCCACTGCTCTTTGTATTGATACGAAGCTCAACTACATTGCCAAAACCTACCAGGAAAAACAGATTTAAGACATCAAACTCTGTAACCAATCTACCTCAGAAGACTCAAGAAATAGTTCGTAATTGATAAACACTGTACAATGATTTTGATTACTATCCAAATTAGAAGGATGTTTTTAAGCTGAAataagtgcagaaaagattcacaaagcTGTTACCAGGACTTGAAGGAGAGACTAAATAGGCTGACTTCCCCCTcactccctggagcgtaggaggccGAGAGATGAACTTAAAGGTATACCAAGGTAAGGTGAATGGCTTAAgcctctcccccctccaccccactccATAACTAGAGGGAATAGATTCAAAGTGAGTAGGGATACGAGGATCAACATTTCcacacagaggctggtgagaATATGAAAAAGCTGCCTGAGTAAACAGGTATGATTATgatttttaaaagacatttacacAGGAATactttagaggaatatgggccaaacgcGGCCAAGTGGGATAGGCTTGGGTAATAATCTTGGTTGCAATGTTCAAGTTATACCAAAAGGCCTATTTCATTGTTGTATTATTCTATGACAAGCAACACAATCCCAGCAAGCAACAGATAAAAATCACTTTTGGCTCCCTCACACCTATGCACCAGAAGAAGTTTGCCTTATTCACACTAAACAAATGGTTATATAATTTTTGGACTGCTGTAAATGTGATACAGCCTGACCACTTTATACCCTTCAATACCAGTTACCAGTACCCTTTGCAAAATTAATACACAGATTACTGGTGGGATTGCACTGTGTTGCAGACTGATCAAGTGACCTGTGATGATTCAAACCTTGAGAGTTCTGGAACTGGAGtaaagaaggaaaaaaattaaTTGAACCAGATAACCAAGTGAATAAAATTAAATGTGGGCGTAACACATCAAAGATCAGCAAACTCTTATTTCCTggcaaggcaggagattggtgatCCTCGGCTTAATTCCCTGTCCAGTTAATACTAAAAGATATCTGGTTCACCCCCATGTTTACAGCTAATTCATGAAGTACTCACCCATGAAGAAATCTTTCAATTCATTTTCATCAATGTCATGAGGTAAGTTGCCAACAAAGAGCTGGTGACTATCTGGGTAACGGATGATTCTTCGATTCTCAACCTCATTTGTATCTAGATCTCCTCGACCTGCAACATAAAGACGGTCTCTCAGTGCAATTTTAAAACTAGTTTCATATTTTGGCATTAAAAATGTATGCCATAAATAACACACGCTCTCAACCACTAGTGTCTTCACGTTTCCATACCTTCACCATTATAACAGAGACTAGATTTTATAAGCATCTCAGCAGCTAATATCACAGACTATATAAATTAATAATTACCCTGTCAGTCAGGATTCAATGGATTATCAAATACCATAAACACAAAGTTGGGCAGCTTCCAATATGTGAGGACCAACCCTCAGATCTCTTCCATCTGCACATCGCTTGACCACAACAGCCAGAACTGAAGAAATTAGTTTCCAAAAAGGCTGATGGTACCCTGTTTCAGCACTCCAACATCCTGGCCCCTTCGCTATCTCATTACTGTCACACTGGCTACCAACCAAAATAAGCCATTGTCTTCCATCAGATAAACAGAAAATATTATCTTTACCCTTTTTCCATTGATTTCATCGGCATTCCTGGTCAATGACTCTTACACAGCTATGTCTTCATTCTGTACGATTCCCGTTTCATATTTCTTCTGTGCCAATTTGGTTATTGTTCAGACCCTCATGAACATCTTTGTCATCTACAGATTAAGTTCAGTAATACTCTGCCTTTTAACCCCACACCCAACACAATTCTTACCTTCACATCACACAAAAATTCTGCCACGCCCTATACTTGGAGTGACCAAATCATGACTTTGAGCCACAGGCTGCCATTTTATGTTAAAAACACCTCTCAAATTTCACCACTAAATACTGCTCAACAGATGAATATCAGGGATTTATGGTATCCTTCTGACTTTATTCCTGCAAGTAGCATCAGGCAACGGAATGAACACATTTGGCATATTTGCAATTTCCCTGCAGAGTATAGTGTTTGCGTACTATAATTCAAAATAAGAGTGACAGGGCTACTATTCATCTTGAATTGTACAAGATCTTAAGAGAAAATGGCAGAAAGAATCATTAGAAGTATTTCAAGTATGAAAGATCACTGGATTGAGGGCTATGGAGAAAGTTGTGCCCAGGGCAGACAGCTATAACCATATTGAAAGGTGGGGCAGGCTTGAACTGTTAAATGACTTACACCTGTGTGGATGTTAATGACATTGTGTTGGAAGAAACACAAGTATTGAGGAAAGAGCAGCTCAACCAGAATGGCAGACAATTCTACAGTCATAGTTGAAGACAGCAAACTTCAGTGCTTTCTCATTACAGTTTTAAATGCCACAAGTTTTCATCTGATCATCTTCCTGGATCAGATTGGAGGGAATACAAGGTAACCATATTAAAATGATGCCAAAGGTTGCTTTATAGGAAGCTCAGAGCTATCAAAGCTAGATTTATTTCATGGAATACTGCTTATGTCAATCACTCATATTCCAAAGGGCATTTGTTAAAAGTATTGCAAAAACTGGCTACAATTGGAGATCAAAATCAAACAAAACTTCAGCACCTTTATTTCCCAAAAGACTTATAACCAGAATTGAGAATAACTAGGCTGTCAGCTCAAGCAGCAATCACCATGATGGATAGGTGGATTTCAATATTCCATAAGACTGAGTAAGCAATAAAAACTTAAACATTCTGTATGTTGGGCTGGTTCTGATCTTTTGAACATTAGTACAAAATGGTTGTAAGGGATCACCCCTGTCTGACACAACTGATCACTTAAATGCACTCTGGGACCCAAATCCAGTTCCAATTTATGGTATTAATCTAAATTATGCTCTCTTCACATGCAGAATATCAACAGTGGAGTATATCAAAACACATTTGGCTGAGGAGGGTGGTGACTCAGACCTTGCCATGGCCTTGCAGCTTATTTGTCTGCCTGCACAGCattttgtaactgtaacactatattctgtagtTATTTTCCATTTCAACTACTTTGATGTGCTCACAATGAAATGATCCATCTGAATGACATGCACTTTGAAGTTTTCATTGCATTGTGGAACGTTAGGGTGACATAACAGACCTATTAGCACGCCGCTCTCCCCATGTACCCAGGATAAAACAACTACAGGACCAGAACAGAGCtataccctccccccacccccaaatcaAAACAGTCATTTTGATGTCATCATCTTTCCTGTGAGCAGAACAAGTCGCTAATGAAAATCAAAGGTATTTCTCCCTCAAactcggatggcagagaggagatgATCATCATGCATGAATCTGAAATTAAACGTAAGCCAATTGACCCATGTCAGCACTAAAATGGCATTACTCTAgttctccttgtgcttcaatttCACCAGATCTGCCAGGTTCCAGACCAAACTTTTCAGTTCTGGTATCATCCTCCCGAGTATCTCCCCCATCCCCAccaccctgcaccctctctacttCACCCATTTTGACTAGAAAACCACTTCAAGAATACATACTCACCTGTTCTGGGTCCACGGGGCACAAAGCCCATCCGATCTCGAGGACGCTGGTCTCTCGGCCGGGCTGGCTGAGACTGGGTCTCACTCTTTGCTTCACCTCGTGCCTGGAATGTTATTTGGGGGAAGGGGTGGTGGAAAGACAACAAGAAGAGAGTGAAGTTGCTACAATGGCTCATTGCACTAAATGTATACAACTTCAGAGTACACATCCCTTTGTATCTTAGTTCAGTGATGGAAAACATTTAACAGTTTTCACTACCTGACTAACAGAAGCCATTGCCCTGATTTTTGCTGACTGACAATATTACTTTATCAAGGGTTTGTGCTATGAGCTAACAATAACTAACACAAATATCTAAGCTTGTCATTTTCTTTTCAAATATAATTACCTAACCCAAATTGATAAACAGACAGAATTTCTAAGCTTTTCTTTTGAAGAAAAGCaataaatatatattaataagCAGGTCCATTCACAGATTACCTGTGAGGCTGGCGCTTTAACAACATGGGCAGGAATTCCAGAGGAAGCAACTGTACCACTAGGAGGCAGATTTTTACTTGTCACTGAGGCCCAGGAGAAAGCCTGCAGAGAATGCAACACATACCTATGCTACTATCAAGAAATAAAGCATTCCCTCAAATACAAAAAATCCTGAGCCTATGATTAGGGTAAGTTTTTAGTCTGGCACCATATTGGTGAAAATTATGCAGGCCAATTGCATTTAACATTTCTACTTCAAAGATGTAATGGTCAAATTCAAACTACAACTTACCAGTTTTCACTAtgagcagctacatttcattagtaAAAGTCGACTCACCCATTCATACTGTGTATGCATTTTTTTGGAGCCCTGACTATATTTTACTACAAGTACACTTCTATTTTTAATCTGGGCAGTGATCTAAAAGATAAAGCCAGAAAGTATTGCCTGGCAATAAGAAACCTATATAGAGAAAATACTGGTATTAACCTTGGGAGGCTCTTGAGGTTGAGAAGTAGGTTCCACTGGAGTAGGTGATGGAGCCTTCTCCTCCAATTCTTCTGTAGTCTTCTCCACCAGCTCAGGTTCAGGCTTTACCTCCTCAGTTTTTGACTCGGGCTCAGGCTCAGGCTCAGCAGCTGCCTCCTCCAATGGTTCCTCCACACCATTACTTTATACACAAACAAAGGGGAAAGTTCAGGACCAGCAAGATTTTAACAAAAGCCTGTGTGCGTACGCATGCTTGCACTCAACTCAACACACAGTAGCAATTTACAGAGGACAAGTTGGAGAGGTAAATATATACAAGAGATTAGTTCATTTTGTGTGCTACTAGTATCAGATCAGTACAAACAAAAGCCAGTTGAGAACACTGCAAATAGCAGAATACATAAAACAGAAGCACAATATCACGCTGATACTTTCCCTACGGTAACTCAACTCTTGAGATCTGTTTTCTCTTGCCAAACTACTTCACAACACTGCTCTATAAACATTAGTAGAAATAACTTGAGACCCTGACAGGTGAATGGGCAGAGGAATCGATAACTTCAGTAAGAGATTCAAGATAAATGGTAAAAAAATTTAGAGGAAAACAAACTTTCACCAGACTGGTAGACGTGCAGAACCCATTTTCTTAAAGGGTGCACAGGGAGAAACACTTAACACTTTCAAGAAACTACTGAGGTGCAGTAATCTGAAGATTGAAAGctggaaagtggaattaatagAATTTAAGAACAATGATTTGAGGTGGGCCAGGGCATGAGTGCTAGAAGGTAAGTCAATTTACTCAAAAATACAGATTCTATTTAGAGAACCACACTTCTCCCACAAAAATAGGACAGGAGAATGCCTCCAAAAGACTAAAGTGAATGAAAGATGGCTAAATTACATGCATCAGATCAATGGGTCGCCCAAGTGTCGCCACAAAGCTCAAAGATCTTCTCTTTGTATGCAGCAGCCTTGCTATTAGGTTATTTTTGTTTTGACCAGCGTGATTACAATAGGCTGATCAACAACCCTCTGTTGTAAATTTCTTCTCATTAATAGTACTAATCTCCCATTTAAAGAATTCTTATGGAAATGGTGGTTCCAACAACTGCAACACAATGACCTACATTACAGCTGCATGTCCTTCAGCGCAAAGGCAAGTCACAACCCAGTTCCTCATGCCAGTACAGGGAATGTAGCCCAACACAGAGCAAGGACTCTTGTATATTGAATTGTCATCCAGGAATACTTACGTTAGGTTTTCATGGCTCATTGTACACTGTGCTCTGTAACAATATTGGCTCATGCTGGCCATAGTGGCATTCAAAGTAGGCAACTTCAAACATTATCCTCTCCACCAATAATCACCTCATTCTGCTCTCTGAAAACTTGAAGCCA is part of the Mobula birostris isolate sMobBir1 chromosome 4, sMobBir1.hap1, whole genome shotgun sequence genome and harbors:
- the g3bp2a gene encoding ras GTPase-activating protein-binding protein 2 isoform X1, translated to MVMEKPSPLLVGREFVRQYYTLLNKAPDFLHRFYGRTSSYVHGGLDGSGKPTEAVYGQAEIHKKVMSLQFSDCHTKIRHVDAHATLGDGVVVQVMGELSNNGQPMRKFMQTFVLAPEGSVPNKFYVHNDIFRYQDEVFDSDAELEEESEEEVEEEPEEPQLSPEPVQENTNNTYYEAHAVSNGVEEPLEEAAAEPEPEPESKTEEVKPEPELVEKTTEELEEKAPSPTPVEPTSQPQEPPKAFSWASVTSKNLPPSGTVASSGIPAHVVKAPASQARGEAKSETQSQPARPRDQRPRDRMGFVPRGPRTGRGDLDTNEVENRRIIRYPDSHQLFVGNLPHDIDENELKDFFMGFGNVVELRINTKSSGGKLPNFGFVVFDDPDPVQRILSAKPIMFRGEVRLNVEEKKTRAFREGERRGEDRRDTRRSDRGSGRGMIGSGMMRDRDPRGPPPRGGMALKSGPGAGRGGLSGEGRFAGPRR
- the g3bp2a gene encoding ras GTPase-activating protein-binding protein 2 isoform X2, whose protein sequence is MVMEKPSPLLVGREFVRQYYTLLNKAPDFLHRFYGRTSSYVHGGLDGSGKPTEAVYGQAEIHKKVMSLQFSDCHTKIRHVDAHATLGDGVVVQVMGELSNNGQPMRKFMQTFVLAPEGSVPNKFYVHNDIFRYQDEVFDSDAELEEESEEEVEEEPEEPQLSPEPVQENTNNTYYEAHAVSNGVEEPLEEAAAEPEPEPESKTEEVKPEPELVEKTTEELEEKAPSPTPVEPTSQPQEPPKARGEAKSETQSQPARPRDQRPRDRMGFVPRGPRTGRGDLDTNEVENRRIIRYPDSHQLFVGNLPHDIDENELKDFFMGFGNVVELRINTKSSGGKLPNFGFVVFDDPDPVQRILSAKPIMFRGEVRLNVEEKKTRAFREGERRGEDRRDTRRSDRGSGRGMIGSGMMRDRDPRGPPPRGGMALKSGPGAGRGGLSGEGRFAGPRR